A genomic stretch from Eptesicus fuscus isolate TK198812 chromosome 15, DD_ASM_mEF_20220401, whole genome shotgun sequence includes:
- the INSL6 gene encoding insulin-like peptide INSL6, with protein MPPLLHLCLLWLGLLLVRLSQEQSYESRARKLCGRHLLRGIVKLCGDADWSHSKENTPLKKQLALQDLEKVESFLPGRSKSSPNTSRVRGRGANAVSSTASQEEATNNLEIQSPPEYQYNKANLLPNKTRELASSRAISSYVHEIVEFQKQNTNKIKTLRKLFWGNHPQRVRRGYSEKCCLRGCTEEELIIACLPYIDYKNLKKEDSQL; from the exons ATGCCTCCGCTCCTCCACCTGTGTCTGCTGTGGCTCGGGCTCCTGCTGGTTCGGCTCTCCCAAGAGCAAAGCTATGAGAGCAGAGCCAGGAAGCTGTGCGGCAGGCACCTCCTGAGGGGAATAGTAAAGCTCTGTGGCGATGCTGACTGGAGCCACTCCAAGGAGAACACCCCTTTAAAAAAGCAGCTGGCTCTCCAGGACCTGGAGAAGGTGGAAAGCTTCCTCCCCGGCCGGTCGAAAAGCTCCCCAAACACTTCCCGGGTCCGGGGGAGAGGCGCAAACGCAG TCTCTTCTACTGCCTCTCAGGAAGAAGCAACAAACAATTTGGAGATACAGTCACCTCCTGAGTATCAGTATAACAAGGCCAACTTGCTACCTAATAAGACAAGAGAACTTGCCTCATCACGAGCTATTAGTTCATATGTTCATGAGATTGTAGAATTTCAGAagcaaaatacaaacaaaattaaaaccttaAGGAAATTGTTTTGGGGGAATCATCCCCAAAGGGTACGCAGAGGATATTCAGAAAAGTGTTGTCTTAGAGGATGTACAGAAGAAGAACTTATTATTGCATGCCTTCCATATATTGATTATAAAAACTTAAAGAAAGAGGACTCTCAGTTGTGA